One Defluviimonas sp. SAOS-178_SWC DNA window includes the following coding sequences:
- a CDS encoding DUF6544 family protein: MQTVLALIVLGLLGLIAGQVAASRQFRARILTLAGELRKAPPTRNIEAALPPVVADFARRAGADPARPLRIASFNQHAELRLRPGGAFTKIAAWQLISLGRPGFLWDARAAGVLPRFHVLDAYVAGAGQLEARALGSIPLARETGAEIDLAEAFRYLAELPWVPDAILGNPELSWRVIGADAVEVRMKAAGGTARVRFRFDGEGDIVRMDAQGRPAKDINGQSARFDWRGRYWDYREIGARRIPARAEVGYVYPSGYEVYFRGEITGYHLSD; this comes from the coding sequence ATGCAGACAGTGCTCGCTCTTATCGTCCTCGGCCTGCTGGGGCTGATTGCGGGCCAGGTTGCCGCCAGCCGGCAATTCCGGGCCCGAATCCTCACGCTGGCCGGAGAGCTTCGCAAGGCCCCCCCGACACGGAACATCGAGGCGGCTCTACCGCCGGTGGTCGCCGATTTCGCGCGCCGCGCGGGGGCGGATCCTGCGCGCCCGTTGCGGATCGCGAGCTTCAATCAGCACGCGGAGCTTCGGCTCCGCCCCGGCGGCGCCTTCACGAAGATCGCCGCGTGGCAGCTGATCTCTCTCGGCCGGCCGGGATTCCTGTGGGATGCCCGCGCGGCCGGCGTGTTGCCCCGGTTCCATGTCCTCGACGCCTATGTCGCCGGGGCCGGGCAGTTGGAGGCGCGGGCCCTCGGCTCGATCCCTCTCGCGCGCGAAACGGGGGCGGAGATCGACCTCGCGGAGGCGTTCCGCTACCTCGCCGAATTGCCCTGGGTGCCGGACGCCATTCTTGGAAATCCCGAGCTTTCCTGGCGTGTCATCGGGGCCGACGCGGTCGAGGTTCGGATGAAGGCGGCGGGGGGCACCGCGCGGGTCAGGTTCCGGTTCGATGGCGAGGGCGACATCGTCAGGATGGACGCGCAAGGCCGGCCGGCGAAGGATATCAACGGACAAAGCGCCCGCTTCGACTGGCGTGGGCGATACTGGGACTATCGCGAGATCGGCGCGCGCCGCATTCCGGCCCGGGCCGAGGTGGGCTATGTCTACCCGTCCGGCTATGAGGTCTATTTTCGCGGAGAGATCACCGGCTATCACCTCTCGGACTGA